From a region of the Candida albicans SC5314 chromosome 1, complete sequence genome:
- a CDS encoding uncharacterized protein (Protein of unknown function; Spider biofilm induced) → MVQSPSPQSEHNQQMPDAIPKSETDYNGLTKNSKEANESLSNSNNKQSTQSPMKNVLSAKSTTNTSNTNNNTIKNNTGISPQQLFELVSQNYENWQQAMVKRFENDENDDDNFSPFPNHDNHIKANLNLMLNQKPTNEKNSNPIFNYNLLEALDEVSNDMTEQLRESTSATLKGQSNNVDTANGTTDRDGVKGDVKSKRKLFDTTTNTLLNEKEIDFLRHKITQIIQHSEQTKMTQGFSLYDTKDEEGLHAGNSDMCSCCGDCNEYEFEYEGNEYDYDQGDYDLEEITRDNDDDGKGYSRGFSYTIPPTHHIEVELNAVPECDIHGSEGYCDCPIFDARIERGNGSINSRANGKKGIRGRDYGEDESDGPSCEFMFEYDHTGKLIPTYNNVAEKLREMELNGDKFLERAHEQTNSKKRGKKSKHKNKKPLASKKDKGNKSKPLKEEDVLSSKDDNDEEVSTITPISKSNDLEIIREIEIPHDSSRNQPTTIPIDYFGLIPSISNECCLICQYQAIYGTEPRQMKKWYDQRVHAEEKRRRDFKKKLQNAKSKVLKRQKDWRQKEPEQQQKQKQQQNVNNGKDSDSRTQPNTETLANRIDEVD, encoded by the coding sequence ATGGTACAGCTGCCATCACCACAGTCCGAACATAACCAGCAAATGCCTGATGCCATACCCAAACTGGAAACAGATTATAACGGTCTAACAAAAAATCTGAAAGAAGCCAATGAACTGCTACTgaattcaaacaataaacaatCAACACAGTCTCCCATGAAAAATGTACTCTCAGCAAAGAGCACCACCAACACAAGcaatactaataataatactattaaaaataatacagGGATAAGCCCTCAGCAGTTGTTTGAATTGGTGTCTCAAAATTACGAAAACTGGCAACAAGCCATGGTGAAAAggtttgaaaatgatgaaaatgatgatgacaatTTTTCTCCATTTCCTAATCACGATAATCATATCAAAGCCAATCTTAATTTAATGTTAAACCAAAAACCCACGAATGAAAAGAATTCTAATCCGATTTTCAActataatttattagaagCATTAGATGAGGTGTCGAACGATATGACTGAACAACTACGAGAATCCACTTCAGCTACACTAAAGGGTCAATCCAACAATGTCGACACCGCCAACGGTACAACTGATAGAGATGGTGTTAAAGGCGACGTGAAAAGTAAACGGAAATTGTTTGATACTACAACAAAtacattattaaatgaaaaagaaattgattttcttcGACATAAAATAACTCAAATAATACAGCATAGTGAGCAAACCAAAATGACACAAGGGTTTTCATTGTATGATACTAAGGATGAAGAAGGATTACATGCTGGTAATTCTGACATGTGCTCATGTTGTGGAGACTGCAACGAGTATGAGTTTGAATATGAGGGTAATGAATATGATTATGATCAAGGTGATTACGATTTAGAAGAAATCACTCGCGATAATGACGATGATGGAAAAGGCTATAGTCGTGGGTTTTCTTATACGATTCCACCAACACATCATATCGAAGTTGAACTAAATGCTGTACCTGAATGTGACATTCATGGCAGTGAAGGTTATTGTGATTGTCCTATATTTGATGCTCGCATCGAACGTGGGAATGGCAGTATTAATAGCAGAGCAAATGGAAAGAAAGGAATACGAGGGAGGGATTATGGTGAAGATGAAAGTGATGGTCCGTCTTGTGAATTTATGTTTGAATATGATCATACTGGGAAATTGATCCCGACTTACAACAATGTAGCTGAGAAGTTGCGAGAGATGGAACTAAATGGCGACAAATTTCTAGAAAGAGCACATGAACAGACCAATTCTAAAAAAAGGGGGAAGAAAAGCAAGCACAAGAATAAAAAGCCACTTGCACTGAAGAAGGATAAGGGAAATAAAAGCAAGCCACTCAAGGAGGAAGATGTATTATCATCAAAGGACGACAACGACGAAGAAGTTTCAACTATAACGCCTATTTCGAAAAGTAACGACTTGGAGATAATTAGAGAAATCGAAATACCTCACGATTCAAGTAGGAACCAACCAACTACTATCCCTATAGATTATTTTGGATTGATTCCTAGTATTAGCAATGAATGTTGTTTGATTTGTCAGTACCAAGCAATATATGGTACTGAACCAAggcaaatgaaaaaatggTACGATCAACGAGTTCACGCTGAAGAAAAGCGAAGACGagatttcaaaaagaagTTACAGAACGCAAAGCTGAAGGTCTTGAAACGACAAAAGGATTGGCGGCAGAAGGAACCAGAACAACAGcaaaaacagaaacaacaacaaaatgtGAATAACGGCAAAGACTCGGATAGTAGAACTCAACCAAATACTGAAACTCTTGCAAATAGAATAGATGAAGTTGATTAA
- the RIA1 gene encoding GTPase (Putative translation elongation factor; genes encoding ribosomal subunits, translation factors, and tRNA synthetases are downregulated upon phagocytosis by murine macrophage) produces MKISPETVNKLQSDASCIRNICILAHVDHGKTSLSDSLLATNGIISQRMAGKVRYLDSREDEQLRGITMESSAISLYFKVMRLQQGSQEPEVHEHLINLIDSPGHIDFSSEVSTSSRLCDGAVVLVDVVEGVCSQTVNVLRQCWIDKLKPLLVINKIDRLITEWKLSPLEAYQHISRIIEQVNSVIGSFFAGDRLEDDLNWREAGSVGEFIEKSDEDLYFTPEKNNVIFASAIDGWAFSVNTFAKIYSKKLGFSQQALSKTLWGDFYLDMKNKKIIPGKKLKNNSNSLKPLFVSLILDQVWAVYENCVIERNQDKLEKIIEKLGAKITPRDLRSKDYKNLLNLIMSQWIPLSHAILGSVIEYLPSPIVAQRERIDKILDETIYSAVDSESDKSKLVDPSFVKAMQECDSSHPETHTIAYVSKLLSIPNEDLPKASNAATGGLTADEIQERGRIARELAKKASEAAALAQEGSKNEDEFAIKPKKDPFEWEFEEDDFENEEDESDANAVEESTETIVGFTRIYSGSLSRGQKLTVIGPKYDPSLPRDHQTNFEQITNEVEIKDLFLIMGRELVRMEKVPAGNIVGVVGLDNAVLKNATICSPLPEDKPYINLASTSTLIHNKPIMKIAVEPTNPIKLAKLERGLDLLAKADPVLEWYVDDESGELIVCVAGELHLERCLKDLEERFAKGCEVTVKEPVIPFREGLADDKISTNTNNNNDDNEDHELDENEDELADLEFDISPLPLEVTQFLIENETIIAEIVNNKQDTHEIRNDFIEKFATIIDNSNLATQFPDTKSFINNIICFGPKRVGPNIFIEDYGLNKFRHLLGESATESRFVYENNVFNGVQLVFNGGPLASEPMQGIIVRLKKAEKREVDEDKIVNPGKIITQTRDLIYKRFLQKSPRLFLAMYTCEIQAAAEVLGKVYAVVQRREGSIISEEMKEGTPFFTIVARIPVIEAFGFSEDIRKKTSGAASPQLVFDGYDMLDIDPFWVPHTEEELEELGEFAERENVARRYMNNIRRRKGLFVDEKVVKNAEKQRTLKRD; encoded by the coding sequence ATGAAGATTTCACCAGAGACAGTAAATAAACTACAACTGGATGCATCGTGTATAAGAAACATCTGTATTTTAGCACATGTCGACCACGGTAAAACCTCATTGAGTGACTCATTATTAGCCACCAATGGAATCATTTCCCAACGTATGGCAGGTAAAGTTAGATATCTTGATTCGAGAGAAGATGAACAATTGAGAGGTATAACCATGGAGTCCTCGgcaatttctttatatttCAAAGTCATGCGATTGCAACAAGGATCACAAGAACCAGAAGTTCACGAacatttgattaatttgattgattcaCCTGGGCATATTGACTTTTCGTCTGAAGTGAGTACTTCTTCGAGATTATGTGATGGTGCAGTTGTTTTGGTCGATGTCGTCGAAGGTGTCTGCTCACAAACAGTCAACGTTCTACGCCAATGTTGGATTGATAAGTTGAAGCCATTACTAGttattaacaaaattgatAGGTTAATCACAGAATGGAAATTGTCTCCCTTGGAGGCATACCAACACATTTCCAGAATTATAGAACAAGTAAACTCTGTGATTGGGTCATTTTTTGCTGGTGATAGACTAGAAGATGACTTGAATTGGCGTGAGGCTGGTTCTGTCGGGGAGTTTATCGAGAAGAGTGATGAAGACTTGTATTTCACACCTGAAAAGAATAATGTAATATTTGCCTCGGCAATAGATGGATGGGCATTTTCAGTCAATACATTTGCCAAAATATACCTGAAAAAATTAGGGTTCTCTCAACAAGCATTGTCAAAAACTCTCTGGGGAGACTTTTACTTGgatatgaaaaataaaaaaatcatccctggtaaaaaattgaaaaataatagtaaCAGTTTGAAGCCATTATTTGTTTCGTTGATTTTGGACCAGGTTTGGGCTGTTTATGAAAACTGTgttattgaaagaaatcaaGACAAGTTGGAAAAAATCATTGAGAAATTAGGGGCCAAAATCACCCCTCGTGATTTGCGATCCAAAGATTACAAGAACTTGCTAAACTTGATTATGTCTCAGTGGATTCCTTTGAGTCATGCCATATTGGGGTCAGTGATTGAATACTTGCCAAGCCCCATTGTTGCTCAGCGTGAAAGAATAGACAAGATTTTGGATGAAACGATTTATAGTGCAGTGGATTCAGAACTGGATAAATCCAAACTAGTCGACCCTTCATTTGTCAAGGCGATGCAGGAATGTGATAGTTCACACCCGGAAACCCATACAATAGCATATGTATCAAAATTGTTGTCAATCCCCAATGAAGACTTACCCAAAGCTAGTAATGCCGCTACTGGAGGATTGACGGCCGATGAAATCCAAGAACGAGGAAGAATTGCTCGAGAATTAGCCAAAAAGGCATCTGAAGCAGCTGCTTTGGCACAAGAAGGTTCcaaaaatgaagatgagTTTGCCATTAAACCCAAGAAAGATCCATTTGAATGGGAATTTGAGGAGGACGATTTTGAGAATGAGGAAGATGAGAGCGATGCAAACGCAGTTGAAGAATCAACTGAAACCATAGTGGGTTTCACTCGTATTTATTCTGGATCGTTATCTAGAGGCCAAAAGCTCACGGTAATTGGACCCAAATACGACCCTTCATTACCTAGAGACCATCAAACCAACTTTGAACAAATAACCAATGAAGTTGAAATTAAAGACTTGTTTTTAATCATGGGACGAGAATTAGTGAGAATGGAAAAAGTCCCTGCGGGTAATATTGTTGGGGTTGTTGGATTGGATAACGCCGTGCTTAAGAATGCCACAATTTGCTCACCGTTACCTGAAGATAAACCATACATTAATTTAGCTTCAACATCAACCTTGATCCACAATAAACCAATTATGAAAATAGCAGTTGAACCAACAAACCCAATAAAACTAGCAAAATTGGAACGAGGATTAGATTTATTGGCCAAAGCCGACCCGGTTTTGGAATGGTATGTCGACGACGAGTCAGgtgaattgattgtttgtGTTGCTGGAGAATTGCATCTAGAACGATGCTTGAAAGATTTAGAAGAGAGATTCGCTAAGGGTTGTGAAGTTACCGTCAAAGAGCCAGTCATTCCCTTCAGAGAGGGGTTGGCAGATGACAAAATCAGtaccaacaccaataataacaacgaCGACAATGAAGATCATGAATTAGATGAAAACGAAGATGAGCTTGCTGATTTAGAGTTTGATATTTCTCCGTTGCCATTAGAAGTGACTCAGTTTTTAATTGAGAATGAAACGATTATTGCCGAAATtgtcaacaacaagcaaGATACTCATGAAATTAGAAACgattttattgaaaaatttgccactattattgataattctaATTTGGCTACACAATTTCCAGACACCAAGTcttttatcaacaatataattTGCTTTGGACCTAAACGTGTTGGGCctaatattttcattgaaGATTATGGGTTAAACAAATTTAGACATCTACTTGGTGAATCTGCCACTGAATCTCGATTTGTTTATGAGAATAATGTGTTCAATGGGGTTCAATTGGTATTCAATGGGGGTCCGTTAGCATCAGAGCCAATGCAAGGTATTATTGTTAGACTTAAGAAGGCAGAAAAAAGAGAAGTTGACGAGGATAAGATAGTCAACCCTGGTAAAATAATCACACAGACTCGTGACTTGATTTACAAGCGGTTTTTGCAAAAATCACCACGCTTGTTCCTTGCAATGTATACGTGTGAAATCCAAGCAGCTGCCGAAGTGTTGGGTAAAGTATATGCTGTTGTTCAACGACGCGAAGGGTCAATCATATCAgaagaaatgaaagaagGTACTCCGTTCTTTACTATTGTGGCAAGAATCCCTGTGATTGAGGCATTTGGGTTTTCCGAGGATATTAGAAAGAAGACATCCGGGGCAGCTAGTCCTCAATTAGTTTTTGATGGGTATGATATGTTAGATATCGATCCATTTTGGGTTCCACatactgaagaagaattagaagaattggGTGAATTTGcagaaagagaaaatgtTGCTAGAAGATATATGAATAATatcagaagaagaaaagggTTATTTGTTGATGAGAAAGTCGTCAAAAATGCTGAAAAGCAAAGAACTTTGAAAAGAGATTAG
- a CDS encoding uncharacterized protein (Ortholog of C. dubliniensis CD36 : Cd36_06690, Debaryomyces hansenii CBS767 : DEHA2F26620g, Pichia stipitis Pignal : PICST_62738 and Spathaspora passalidarum NRRL Y-27907 : spas_CGOB_00038), with translation MPLTCPLCQTELKLHLLQPELSIISCPSLTCIYPFNLSVDEIHSNNLLVPMTNHDIMNKMKQKFEGTTNITEDTKSIYNE, from the coding sequence ATGCCCTTGACTTGTCCATTATGTCAAACTGAATTGAAACTACATTTACTTCAACCCGAACtatcaattatatcatGCCCTTCTCTAACGTGCATTTACCCATTTAATCTATCTGTTGATGAAATCCATAGCAACAACCTACTAGTGCCAATGACAAATCATGACATTATGAATAAGATGAAACAAAAGTTTGAAGGCACAACAAACATCACAGAAGATACAAAGTCAATTTATAATGAATGA
- a CDS encoding uncharacterized protein (Protein conserved among the CTG-clade; 2 adjacent upstream SRE-1 elements; highly up-regulated in cecum-grown cells in a Cph2-dependent manner; Hap43-repressed; rat catheter, Spider and flow model biofilm induced), protein MALAKSKLLTPGTAILIGGVCYGSWAIWMARNYFHRSSIRKVYVESDKEYERVHPMQKIQYEGNYKSQ, encoded by the coding sequence ATGGCTTTAGCAAAATCTAAATTACTTACTCCTGGTACTGCTATATTAATTGGAGGTGTGTGCTATGGTTCATGGGCCATCTGGATGGCTAGAAACTATTTTCACAGGTCTTCGATAAGAAAGGTTTATGTTGAATCTGACAAAGAATACGAAAGAGTTCACCCAATGCAAAAGATACAGTATGAAGGTAACTACAAATCTCAATGA